Proteins from a single region of Nerophis lumbriciformis linkage group LG36, RoL_Nlum_v2.1, whole genome shotgun sequence:
- the chic1 gene encoding cysteine-rich hydrophobic domain-containing protein 1 has product MADFDTIYELEDDDDERVVIEEHLSRYYPEPVVMRGAGHITVFGLSNRFDTEFPSVLTGKVAPEEFRTSVGRVNACLKKNLPVNVKWLLCGCLCCCCTAGCSLWPVICLNKRTRRSIHKLLEWENNRLYHKLGLHWKLSKRKCESSNMMEYVILIEFLPKYPILRPD; this is encoded by the exons ATGGCGGACTTTGATACCATTTATGAGttagaagacgacgacgacgagcgCGTAGTGATCGAAGAGCACTTGTCCAGATACTACCCGGAGCCTGTGGTGATGCGTGGGGCCGGTCACATCACAGT GTTTGGGCTGAGCAACAGATTTGACACCGAGTTCCCCTCGGTTCTCACGGGAAAG GTGGCGCCGGAGGAGTTCCGCACCAGCGTGGGCCGCGTCAACGCCTGCCTGAAGAAGAACCTGCCCGTGAACGTCAAGTGGCTCCTGTGCGGCTGCCTGTGCTGCTGCTGCACGGCCGGCTGCAGCCTGTGGCCCGTCATCTGCCTCAATAAGCGG ACTAGACgctccatccacaagcttctagagTGGGAGAATAACAGATTGTACCACAAG CTGGGCCTTCACTGGAAACTGAGCAAAAGAAAATGTGAGAGCAGCAACATGATGGAATAT GTGATTCTTATAGAATTCTTACCTAAATATCCTATATTGAGACCCGACTGA